A region from the Nonlabens sp. YIK11 genome encodes:
- a CDS encoding ABC transporter permease, which produces MDKLWLIIRREYINKVRNRTFVIMTFVSPLIFIGVILLIGWLTSINSSETRQVALLDQSASGYGQLFEDNSDFEYQRLDNVELENAIAISESDGNYALIHLTDDDQNKVKATIYSNDSPSTSFINSMEEKLSKKATENNLVEKGVDLQDLEDARVKAKVTLQTYSGVVSSKASSWVKIALGGAAGYLLMMFIIIYGNMVMRSVIEEKTNRIVEIIVSSVKPIYLMLGKITGTSLAGITQFAIWVILGFILIMVGSAVFGVEAFQNPANQEMVSQAQNMDEMQLIVNDIMQLPLATMIICFFVYFIGGYFLYAAIYTAIGAAVDSETDTQQFMLPVILPLMLAIYVGFFSVMDNPNGTVAVIFSYIPLTSPIVMLMRIPFGEITWWQLTLSILLLYTSIIFVAYLAAKIYRIGILMYGKKTNWKELYKWLKY; this is translated from the coding sequence ATGGATAAGTTGTGGTTGATTATTAGAAGAGAATACATCAATAAGGTGCGCAACCGCACTTTTGTCATCATGACATTTGTAAGTCCGCTGATTTTTATTGGAGTGATTCTGTTGATAGGATGGCTTACCAGCATCAACTCTAGTGAGACCCGTCAGGTCGCTCTGTTAGATCAATCTGCGTCTGGATACGGTCAATTATTTGAAGATAATTCTGATTTTGAATACCAGCGCCTGGACAATGTAGAACTTGAGAATGCTATTGCCATTAGTGAAAGCGATGGGAATTATGCGCTCATTCATCTGACTGATGACGATCAAAATAAAGTCAAGGCTACCATCTACAGTAACGATTCACCTTCGACTTCCTTCATCAACTCGATGGAGGAAAAACTGTCAAAAAAAGCTACCGAAAATAATCTGGTAGAAAAAGGAGTCGATTTGCAAGATTTGGAAGATGCAAGGGTAAAAGCTAAAGTCACTCTGCAAACCTATTCTGGTGTGGTGAGTAGCAAGGCATCCAGTTGGGTGAAAATTGCTTTAGGCGGTGCTGCTGGATATCTTTTAATGATGTTCATCATTATTTATGGGAACATGGTCATGCGATCTGTGATAGAAGAAAAAACAAATCGCATTGTTGAGATTATCGTTAGTTCCGTAAAACCTATTTACTTAATGTTGGGTAAGATCACAGGAACGTCACTTGCGGGCATAACCCAATTTGCTATTTGGGTGATTCTTGGATTTATTTTGATCATGGTAGGATCGGCCGTTTTTGGAGTAGAAGCTTTTCAAAATCCAGCCAATCAAGAAATGGTTAGTCAAGCACAAAATATGGACGAGATGCAATTGATTGTCAACGACATTATGCAACTGCCTTTAGCAACCATGATCATATGTTTCTTTGTATATTTCATTGGCGGATACTTTTTATACGCTGCAATTTACACGGCTATAGGCGCAGCTGTGGATAGTGAGACAGATACTCAACAATTTATGTTACCGGTCATACTGCCATTGATGCTCGCGATTTACGTCGGTTTCTTTAGTGTGATGGACAATCCTAATGGTACCGTTGCGGTCATTTTTTCATACATCCCATTAACATCACCTATAGTGATGTTGATGCGCATTCCATTTGGCGAGATCACCTGGTGGCAATTGACCTTGAGTATTTTACTTCTTTATACATCCATAATTTTTGTAGCTTACCTAGCTGCAAAGATTTATCGCATAGGTATATTAATGTACGGTAAGAAAACCAATTGGAAGGAACTCTATAAATGGCTCAAGTACTAG
- a CDS encoding mechanosensitive ion channel family protein: MKIDWQKIRDFLNYQIIEGDATKGEFHFDLWMLILVIVGLLLTSVFLRLVKNFFTRKMEPADKLKFQSIFKFFNYLVYLTVILVILHSSGINLTGILTASAAIFVGIGFALQDFFKDIIAGITILVDKSVLVNDVVEMNDKVARVFEIKLRSTRAITRDDKVLIIPNHLFLSEIIFNYTQNHTKTRESVHVGVAYGSDVKKVERILIECAKAEKTILKSPEPFVMFNNFGDSSLDFGIYFFVRDSFTDPRIKSNLRFAIDAAFRENGITIPFPQRDVHFYQSRPINYQNTNDSEAADDVI; encoded by the coding sequence ATGAAAATTGACTGGCAAAAAATAAGGGACTTTCTTAATTATCAGATTATTGAAGGTGATGCCACAAAAGGTGAGTTTCATTTTGATTTATGGATGCTCATTTTAGTTATTGTTGGATTATTACTAACAAGCGTTTTTTTAAGACTCGTCAAGAATTTCTTTACCCGCAAAATGGAACCGGCCGACAAGCTTAAGTTCCAGAGCATTTTCAAGTTCTTTAATTATCTGGTTTACTTAACGGTAATTCTAGTGATCCTTCACAGTTCTGGTATTAACCTGACCGGTATCTTGACTGCGAGTGCGGCCATCTTTGTAGGTATTGGTTTTGCGCTACAAGACTTCTTTAAGGACATCATTGCTGGGATAACCATTTTAGTGGACAAGTCGGTACTGGTGAATGACGTGGTTGAAATGAACGACAAGGTAGCAAGAGTTTTTGAAATAAAACTGCGCAGTACTCGCGCCATCACTAGGGATGATAAGGTATTGATCATTCCTAATCACCTTTTTTTAAGTGAGATCATTTTTAATTACACGCAAAATCACACCAAAACCAGAGAGTCGGTTCATGTAGGCGTTGCCTATGGTAGTGATGTCAAAAAGGTAGAGCGCATTTTGATAGAGTGCGCCAAGGCAGAAAAAACCATCCTCAAAAGCCCAGAACCCTTTGTGATGTTCAACAACTTTGGTGACAGTAGCCTGGACTTTGGAATTTACTTTTTTGTGCGTGACAGTTTTACAGACCCTAGAATCAAGAGCAACCTTAGGTTTGCCATCGACGCAGCCTTCCGTGAAAACGGTATCACTATACCGTTCCCGCAAAGAGATGTTCACTTTTACCAGTCACGCCCCATAAATTATCAAAATACTAACGATAGTGAGGCAGCTGATGATGTAATTTAA
- a CDS encoding sigma-54-dependent transcriptional regulator: MTSNILLIEDEAAIRRVLTKILSEENKAYNVTEASDGLEGIELAKDNDYDLILCDIKMPKMDGVEVLTAIKKIKPEIPVVMISGHGDLDTAVNTMRLGAFDYISKPPDLNRLLNTVRNALDRKELVVENKRLKKKVSKNYEMVGESELITIIKNIIEKVAPTEARVLITGENGTGKELVAHWLHEKSNRSSGPFIEVNCAAIPSELIESELFGHVKGSFTGANKDRAGKFEAANGGTIFLDEIGDMSLNAQAKVLRVLQENKIQRVGSDRDIKVDVRILAATNKNLKKEIEENKFREDLYHRLAVILLNVPSLNERREDIALLVEHFSNKISTEQGMPVKSFDDKAIKLLQEYDWTGNIRELRNVVERLIILGGKQISEKDVKLFASK; encoded by the coding sequence ATGACTTCAAACATTTTATTGATAGAAGATGAGGCGGCTATAAGGCGCGTTCTCACAAAAATTCTTTCTGAAGAAAATAAAGCCTATAACGTTACTGAAGCCAGTGATGGCCTGGAAGGTATAGAACTTGCCAAGGATAATGATTATGATTTGATCCTATGTGACATCAAGATGCCTAAAATGGATGGTGTTGAGGTACTCACAGCCATCAAAAAAATCAAACCAGAAATACCGGTAGTGATGATTTCGGGTCACGGTGATCTGGATACTGCCGTGAACACCATGCGTTTAGGAGCATTTGATTATATATCAAAGCCACCAGATTTGAACCGCCTGCTCAATACCGTTCGTAACGCATTGGATCGTAAGGAGCTGGTCGTTGAGAATAAAAGACTTAAGAAAAAAGTCAGTAAGAACTATGAAATGGTGGGCGAGAGCGAGCTCATCACCATCATAAAAAACATCATTGAAAAAGTGGCGCCTACTGAGGCTCGAGTGCTTATTACTGGTGAGAATGGTACTGGTAAAGAACTTGTCGCGCACTGGTTGCATGAAAAAAGCAACCGATCCAGCGGCCCATTTATAGAAGTGAACTGTGCCGCAATTCCCAGCGAGCTTATAGAGAGTGAACTTTTTGGACATGTAAAGGGAAGTTTTACGGGAGCCAATAAAGATCGCGCTGGTAAGTTTGAGGCCGCTAATGGTGGTACCATATTCCTTGACGAGATAGGAGACATGAGTCTCAATGCTCAGGCAAAAGTTTTACGCGTTTTACAAGAAAACAAAATACAACGAGTAGGTAGCGATCGCGATATTAAAGTGGACGTCCGCATTCTCGCAGCGACCAATAAAAACCTCAAGAAGGAAATCGAGGAGAATAAGTTTAGAGAAGATCTATACCACAGGCTTGCTGTAATTCTACTTAACGTTCCGTCACTTAATGAACGTCGGGAAGATATCGCTTTGCTGGTAGAGCATTTTTCAAATAAGATTTCTACAGAGCAAGGTATGCCCGTAAAATCTTTTGATGATAAAGCCATCAAGTTGCTTCAAGAATATGATTGGACCGGTAACATTAGAGAACTACGCAATGTCGTGGAGCGATTGATCATTCTGGGCGGTAAGCAAATTAGTGAGAAAGACGTGAAACTATTCGCAAGCAAATAA
- a CDS encoding PPK2 family polyphosphate kinase, with protein MDLDQYKASPDKPLKDYATTPVNPLDKKAAKKALKQSRKDLADFQERMYAHDRHAVLVCFQGMDTSGKDSLIREVFKSFNVRGVVQHSFKVPTQIELSHGYLWRHYIALPSKGHFGIFNRTHYENVLVTRVHPEYLLSENLPDIHKPEDADQEFWQMRFEQINNFEKELTQNGTVIFKFFLNLSKEEQKNRLLRRLRLPEKNWKFSAGDLKERALWDKYMHAYEQAIHNTTTIHAPWHIIPADDKPMARYIVCEILLQQLNKLQDVKYPELDEKTASHLDEFKNILNNE; from the coding sequence ATGGATTTAGACCAGTATAAAGCATCGCCAGACAAACCTCTAAAGGATTATGCAACAACGCCCGTAAATCCATTAGATAAAAAAGCTGCCAAAAAGGCTTTAAAACAAAGCCGCAAGGATCTCGCAGATTTCCAAGAACGCATGTACGCCCATGACAGGCATGCCGTGCTAGTTTGTTTTCAAGGCATGGATACTTCTGGAAAGGACAGCCTGATACGCGAGGTGTTCAAAAGCTTCAATGTACGCGGTGTGGTCCAGCACAGCTTTAAAGTACCTACCCAAATTGAATTGTCGCATGGTTATCTATGGCGCCATTATATCGCTTTACCGTCAAAAGGTCACTTTGGGATATTTAACCGTACACATTATGAGAACGTCCTCGTTACCCGTGTGCATCCAGAATATTTATTAAGCGAAAACTTACCTGACATCCACAAACCAGAAGATGCAGATCAAGAGTTTTGGCAAATGCGTTTTGAGCAGATCAACAATTTTGAAAAGGAACTTACCCAAAACGGCACCGTTATTTTCAAATTCTTCCTCAACCTGAGTAAAGAAGAACAAAAGAACCGCTTACTGCGACGTTTACGATTGCCAGAAAAGAACTGGAAATTCTCTGCAGGCGACCTCAAAGAGCGTGCTTTATGGGATAAATATATGCATGCCTACGAGCAGGCGATCCATAACACAACCACCATTCACGCACCTTGGCACATCATTCCGGCAGATGATAAACCCATGGCACGCTATATCGTTTGTGAGATTTTGTTGCAACAGTTAAACAAACTTCAGGACGTGAAATATCCAGAATTGGATGAAAAAACGGCCAGCCACCTGGACGAGTTTAAAAACATATTGAACAATGAATAA
- a CDS encoding M20/M25/M40 family metallo-hydrolase, whose translation MNKALLLVGMMMLSFAFAKAQSSNTRQDSTVLRTIYNHNLTNSKSYDWLEHLSNEIGGRLSGSPQAQMAVEYTLAELSKVADTTYLQPVMVPRWTRGTPEIAYFKTTNGGKTKVNVCALGGSIATPAAGKSAGIIEVNGLEELENLGRKAIEGKYIFYNRPMEATKIQTFEAYGGCVDQRYSGAEAAAKYGAAGVIVRSMNLRMDDLPHTGAMSYGDLEKEKYIPAAAISTNDAELLHEALKNDKDLQFFLQQDCTNHGEVQSYNVIAEIKGNQFPNEVILVGGHLDSWDLGDGSHDDGAGVVQSMQVLETIKATGYSPKRTIRAVLFMNEENGLRGARAYADQTFTKNQKHILALESDAGGFSPRGFGFDTTDTQMSQIQSWKSLFAPYLIHYFELGGSGADVGPLKDTGAVLAGLRPDSQRYFDHHHASNDTFDAVNRRELELGAATMSSLVYLYDQYGLATKLKK comes from the coding sequence ATGAATAAAGCCTTACTTTTAGTAGGAATGATGATGTTGAGTTTCGCTTTCGCGAAAGCGCAATCTTCAAACACCCGTCAAGACTCCACGGTCCTACGTACCATCTACAATCATAACCTAACGAATTCCAAGAGCTACGACTGGCTGGAGCATTTATCCAATGAAATAGGAGGTAGGTTGTCAGGTTCACCACAAGCTCAAATGGCTGTTGAATACACACTTGCCGAATTATCTAAGGTAGCTGACACTACCTACTTGCAACCAGTGATGGTTCCCAGATGGACACGCGGCACACCAGAGATCGCCTACTTTAAAACAACGAATGGTGGCAAAACCAAAGTAAATGTATGTGCATTAGGAGGCTCTATCGCTACGCCAGCAGCAGGAAAATCTGCTGGAATTATAGAAGTGAATGGCCTGGAAGAACTAGAAAATTTAGGTAGAAAAGCCATTGAGGGTAAATATATCTTTTACAATAGACCCATGGAGGCAACAAAAATCCAAACCTTTGAGGCTTATGGTGGTTGTGTGGATCAGCGATATTCTGGTGCCGAGGCAGCTGCGAAATATGGTGCTGCAGGTGTGATCGTGAGATCCATGAATTTAAGAATGGATGATTTACCGCATACAGGCGCTATGAGTTATGGCGACCTGGAAAAAGAAAAATACATTCCAGCCGCAGCCATCAGCACTAATGATGCAGAATTGTTGCACGAGGCGCTAAAAAATGATAAGGATTTGCAGTTTTTCTTGCAACAAGATTGTACCAACCATGGTGAGGTTCAATCCTATAATGTCATTGCAGAAATCAAAGGAAACCAATTTCCCAACGAGGTAATCCTGGTAGGTGGCCATCTTGATTCCTGGGATCTAGGCGATGGTAGCCATGACGATGGAGCTGGAGTGGTTCAATCCATGCAGGTCTTGGAAACTATAAAAGCCACTGGATATTCACCTAAAAGAACCATAAGAGCGGTTCTTTTCATGAATGAGGAAAACGGATTGAGAGGCGCACGTGCTTATGCAGATCAAACATTTACCAAGAACCAAAAACATATACTTGCTCTAGAGAGTGATGCTGGAGGTTTTAGTCCAAGAGGTTTTGGTTTTGACACCACTGATACTCAAATGAGCCAGATCCAGTCTTGGAAAAGTTTGTTTGCTCCATATCTCATTCACTATTTTGAGTTGGGTGGTAGTGGTGCAGATGTTGGGCCTCTTAAAGATACAGGAGCAGTTCTGGCAGGTTTAAGGCCAGACTCGCAACGGTATTTTGATCACCACCATGCGTCTAATGATACCTTTGATGCGGTAAATAGAAGAGAGCTGGAGCTAGGTGCCGCGACTATGAGTTCGTTGGTTTATCTGTATGATCAATACGGTCTTGCCACTAAGCTTAAGAAGTAA
- a CDS encoding MATE family efflux transporter, whose translation MILSAYTKEFKRNLTIAVPIMAGQVAHLLVALADNIMVGKLGAAQLAAVSLGNTFIFIALSIGMGFSFAITPLVAEADGNKNVEVARAAFHNGFIMCAINGVLLVLLLFLAEPILYQMDQPEEVVRLAIPYMRIVGFSLIPLMLFQAMKQFSDGLSLTRNAMYATLLANIVNVFINYLLIYGTWGFPRLEVEGAAYGTLISRVLMLLLLYFILKRSSNTMIYFQRISKFSWAYMKSLLNLGLPTALQMFFEVSLFTSAIFLSGMLGTEEQAANQIALNLSALTFMVGVGLSVTATIRVGNHLAPEKRPDLIRVARSIFLMAIIVDIAFALFFYLGRHLLPEIYIDDVKVIELASGLLLIAALFQISDGLQVVVLGALRGLQDVWIPSLICFCAYTLIGFPISYYSSLRYDFGINGIWLGLLVGLSVSALLMYLRFRHLTKQTLTIMIK comes from the coding sequence ATGATTTTAAGCGCCTATACCAAAGAATTCAAACGCAACCTGACGATTGCCGTACCCATTATGGCAGGTCAAGTCGCCCACTTGCTGGTGGCACTTGCCGATAATATAATGGTAGGGAAGTTGGGCGCAGCTCAACTGGCAGCGGTTTCCTTGGGCAACACCTTCATTTTTATCGCACTCTCTATAGGCATGGGATTCTCTTTTGCCATCACACCTTTAGTTGCAGAAGCTGACGGGAACAAAAATGTCGAGGTGGCCCGTGCGGCATTTCATAATGGTTTTATCATGTGTGCGATCAATGGTGTGCTTTTGGTGTTATTACTTTTCCTCGCAGAGCCTATATTGTATCAAATGGATCAGCCTGAAGAAGTGGTTCGACTGGCGATACCTTATATGCGTATTGTGGGGTTTTCGTTAATTCCATTAATGCTCTTTCAGGCCATGAAACAGTTCTCTGATGGTTTATCGCTTACGCGAAATGCGATGTACGCGACCCTTTTAGCTAATATTGTCAATGTCTTCATTAATTACCTGCTTATTTACGGTACGTGGGGTTTTCCTAGGTTAGAGGTAGAAGGTGCTGCTTATGGCACATTGATCTCCAGGGTATTGATGTTACTATTGCTTTATTTCATACTAAAGAGGAGCAGTAATACGATGATCTATTTTCAGCGTATCAGCAAATTCTCGTGGGCCTATATGAAGTCCTTGCTTAACCTGGGTTTACCTACGGCTTTGCAAATGTTTTTTGAAGTATCGTTGTTTACCTCTGCTATTTTCCTGTCCGGTATGTTGGGAACAGAAGAACAAGCTGCAAATCAAATTGCGCTCAATCTTTCGGCATTAACATTTATGGTGGGAGTAGGTTTAAGTGTAACGGCTACCATAAGAGTTGGAAATCATTTAGCACCAGAAAAACGACCGGATCTAATAAGAGTGGCAAGATCAATTTTCTTGATGGCCATTATTGTAGATATTGCATTTGCACTATTCTTCTATTTAGGAAGACATTTATTACCAGAAATATATATCGATGATGTTAAGGTGATTGAATTGGCATCGGGTCTTTTATTGATTGCTGCCTTGTTTCAAATAAGTGATGGGTTGCAAGTAGTCGTTTTAGGAGCCTTAAGAGGTCTTCAAGATGTTTGGATACCTAGCTTAATATGTTTCTGTGCGTATACTTTGATTGGTTTCCCTATATCATATTATTCATCTCTGAGATATGATTTTGGAATTAATGGCATATGGTTAGGCCTTTTGGTTGGACTTTCTGTATCTGCTTTACTAATGTATTTACGTTTTAGGCATTTGACAAAACAAACCTTAACGATCATGATCAAGTAA
- the glyA gene encoding serine hydroxymethyltransferase, translated as MTAMDNEIFDLIDLEAKRQVSGLELIASENYVSDNVLKAAGSILTNKYAEGYPDKRYYGGCEIVDKIETIAIERAKLLFNAEYVNVQPHSGSQANTAVFHACLNPGDKILGFDLSHGGHLTHGSPVNFSGKLYSTSFYGVDRETGLLDYDEIAKIAEKEQPKLIIAGASAYSREIDYKKFREIADNVGAVLLSDIAHPAGLIAKGLLQDAVEHSHICTSTTHKTLRGPRGGIIIMGKDFENPFDQKLKNGNLKMMSTLLNSGVFPGNQGGPLMHIIAAKAMAFEEALQEDFLHYTVRTKLNAQSLANSLKAKGYNIISDGTDNHMMLIDLRNKGITGKDAEIALGKAHITVNKNMVPFDSESPFVTSGIRIGTAAITTRGMKEDQMEKIASWIDSVVSNSKDDDEILRIGKEVNEYASSYPIFQK; from the coding sequence ATGACAGCAATGGATAACGAGATATTTGATCTGATTGATTTAGAAGCTAAAAGACAGGTTTCAGGACTAGAACTGATTGCCAGCGAGAACTATGTTAGCGATAATGTGCTTAAAGCGGCAGGCTCTATACTGACCAATAAATATGCAGAAGGATATCCTGATAAAAGATATTACGGCGGCTGCGAGATCGTGGACAAAATCGAAACTATAGCGATTGAACGAGCGAAGCTTTTATTTAATGCAGAATACGTCAATGTGCAACCCCATTCTGGAAGCCAAGCCAATACAGCAGTTTTTCATGCTTGCTTAAATCCTGGAGATAAAATTCTAGGATTTGACCTTTCACACGGCGGTCACCTAACCCATGGATCTCCAGTGAATTTTTCAGGGAAATTATACAGCACATCATTTTATGGAGTTGATCGCGAAACAGGTCTTTTGGATTATGATGAGATAGCAAAAATTGCTGAAAAAGAGCAACCTAAATTAATTATTGCCGGAGCGTCAGCATATAGTAGGGAGATTGATTATAAAAAGTTCAGGGAGATTGCAGATAATGTTGGGGCAGTTTTATTATCAGATATCGCTCATCCAGCTGGATTAATTGCCAAAGGTCTACTTCAAGATGCGGTAGAGCATTCGCATATATGCACAAGTACTACGCATAAAACATTACGAGGTCCTCGAGGTGGAATTATTATCATGGGCAAGGATTTTGAAAATCCATTCGACCAAAAATTAAAGAATGGTAATCTTAAAATGATGTCCACATTACTTAATAGTGGAGTTTTTCCTGGAAACCAAGGTGGTCCTTTAATGCATATCATTGCAGCGAAAGCGATGGCTTTTGAGGAGGCTTTACAAGAAGATTTCTTGCATTACACTGTTAGAACAAAATTGAACGCACAATCATTAGCGAACTCTTTGAAGGCTAAAGGTTACAACATTATCTCAGATGGCACGGATAACCACATGATGCTCATAGATCTAAGAAACAAAGGAATAACAGGAAAAGACGCTGAAATTGCATTAGGGAAAGCTCATATTACCGTGAATAAAAATATGGTTCCATTTGATTCTGAATCGCCTTTTGTGACTAGCGGTATTCGCATAGGAACAGCTGCAATTACGACTAGAGGAATGAAGGAAGATCAAATGGAAAAGATAGCATCTTGGATTGACAGTGTAGTGAGCAATTCTAAAGATGATGACGAAATACTTAGAATTGGCAAAGAAGTAAATGAATATGCAAGCTCCTACCCGATTTTTCAGAAATAG
- the fahA gene encoding fumarylacetoacetase yields MPAQTNNPNRRSWIGYSKDSHFPIQNIPFGVFLTRENVITIGTRIGDHAIDLGALQELGYFADVPLTDDMFMQDTLNDFISDGKKTWRLVRNRIGDIFDKDNDELRDHKENRDRVIFHIDEVEMQLPVLIGDYTDFYSSKEHAINVGSMFRDKENALMPNWIHMPIAYHGRSSSIIPSGINIHRPKGQMLNKDTNEPVFGPSKKVDFELETAFITTDANKLGEPIDIKQAEDYIFGMVLLNDWSARDIQKWEYAPLGPFLGKNFATSISPWIVTMDALEPFRCAGPEQEKTPLKYLNHKPKSSFDIHLEVDLTPENGTPTTLTKSNFKHLYWSMSQQLAHHTINGCRINSGDLMGSGTISGPVPDSYGSLLELSWNGEQPIRLNDGTQRSFVNDNDTITMRGYCNNNSVRIGFGEVSNKLIPSYTATVKGSK; encoded by the coding sequence ATGCCAGCCCAGACCAACAACCCCAATCGCAGATCATGGATAGGATACAGCAAGGACTCTCACTTCCCTATTCAAAACATACCTTTTGGTGTGTTTCTTACTCGTGAGAATGTCATTACCATAGGTACTCGCATAGGCGATCACGCTATAGATCTAGGTGCTCTTCAAGAGTTGGGATACTTTGCAGACGTACCTCTTACTGATGATATGTTCATGCAGGATACCTTAAACGATTTCATATCTGATGGTAAAAAAACTTGGAGGCTAGTGCGCAATCGCATCGGTGATATTTTTGATAAGGACAATGATGAATTGAGAGACCACAAGGAAAATAGAGATCGGGTCATTTTTCACATAGACGAAGTCGAGATGCAGCTACCGGTACTTATAGGAGACTACACAGATTTTTACAGCAGTAAGGAACATGCTATAAATGTAGGATCTATGTTTAGAGACAAGGAAAACGCTTTAATGCCCAATTGGATTCATATGCCTATTGCGTATCACGGTAGGTCCAGTTCAATCATTCCATCAGGCATTAACATACATAGACCAAAAGGTCAAATGCTCAATAAAGACACCAATGAGCCAGTTTTTGGCCCCTCAAAAAAGGTTGATTTTGAACTCGAGACCGCCTTTATCACTACTGATGCCAACAAGTTGGGTGAACCTATTGATATCAAACAGGCCGAAGATTATATCTTTGGGATGGTGTTACTTAATGACTGGAGCGCTCGCGATATACAAAAATGGGAATATGCACCACTAGGGCCTTTCTTGGGCAAAAACTTTGCGACATCGATCAGTCCTTGGATTGTCACCATGGATGCATTGGAACCTTTTAGATGCGCTGGTCCTGAGCAGGAAAAAACGCCACTTAAATATTTGAATCACAAACCCAAGAGTAGTTTTGATATCCATCTAGAAGTGGATCTCACTCCAGAAAATGGAACGCCTACTACGCTTACCAAGTCCAATTTCAAACACCTTTACTGGAGCATGTCCCAGCAACTGGCGCATCACACCATTAACGGCTGCCGCATCAACAGTGGTGATCTTATGGGTAGCGGTACGATTTCTGGTCCAGTGCCAGATAGTTACGGTTCGCTGTTGGAGTTAAGCTGGAATGGAGAGCAACCCATACGTTTGAACGATGGTACCCAGCGTAGCTTTGTAAACGACAACGACACGATTACGATGCGAGGCTATTGCAACAATAATTCCGTTAGGATAGGTTTTGGCGAAGTGTCCAATAAATTAATTCCTTCGTACACGGCCACTGTTAAAGGCAGCAAATAG